The segment ATTTCGTCGGTCCCTCGCACTTCGACCGGCTCGGAGAAATCGCCGGCGCCGATTCGCTTCGTCTTGGCGACCAATTTGTCGAGCCGCTGCCCGACCATCCGCACGCCGAGAAACACGATGACCAGCCCGAAGATCGCCATCGCCCCGATGACCAGCGCCGTGCGATAGGTGGTCAGACGCGTGTACTCGGCCGCTTCGTCAAGCGGGACGTTGAATTCGACATAGCCTGCTCGCGAGTTCTCGACGTCGACCGGATAGTAGATGATGTATTGATCGTGCCCCGCCGAATCATGCGTGATGATCGTGGTCATCGACTCCGTCGTCGCGACGGCAAGCTCTTTTTGGGGAGGAAGCGCCGACTCGCTGGTTGCGCCATTTTCTGTCGGGATCCAGCGAATGATCATCTGCTGGTGACGATTAGCGAAGTCGCGGACCAGCTTGATCGCGCCTTGGTGCCCCCCGTCTTTCCAAGCGACGACCAGCGTCTCGCGCACTTCGTTGCCCAGCGACGCGGCGTTCTCTTCCTGAGCCCGTTTGTATTGCTCAAATTCGCTCTGCGCGGTCATGTAGCCGAACATCGCCGTCAACAAGACGATGCCGAGCAAAAAAATGCCGACGATTTTCGCGGTGAGTTTCATGCATTTGTGGAGAGTAAATCGCTCGACGGCCATCAACGTCCAAGTCGGTCGCCGCAGTTCGTTGTAGCTTGCCGGAACGGCGTTTCGCAACGGCCGATTACGCGGAAGGCGCGCGTTACGCTTTCTAATCGTACGTTCCAGCCAAGAAGTGGCTTTCGACTTTGAGGTATTTCGCGACTTTTTTAGGTCGGACGACCTGTTTTGCCCGCGAAATCGTACGCCTGGATGGGGTTTCCCTCCATCCGAAGCGACGAGAACGGATTCGGTTGCGAACGCCTACGGTCGACGCGTGATCAAGAGGCGGATCGATCGATCAACTGGTTGAAGACGGAGTACTTCTCCATAAGGGGATCGCACTGCGAATCGCCAAGGGCCGGCAGCGTCGATTCTAGCAAACCGAGCTGCATGAGCACTGTCGCTTGATCCCAATAGATATGCTCAGAGCACATCAAGGTTCCCTTGAAGCCGACGATACCGACATGCGGAACCGCCAATCGCCGGCCGGTCGGTTCAATTTCTGGGGCGAACCAATCCATCCGGACGGTGTGCGTAAAGCTCACGATGAATTCGTCGATAACGCGATCGTTCGTAACGCTGCGCGAGAGCAATTGCAGCGAGAAGTCAGGCGGAGATTGGGGAATGAATATGTCGCGATAGAAACTTCGTAGCGCCTCTTTGCCGGCCGCGCCGGTCCCGACCGGAACGTGGATCAGTATGACGTCGTCGGTCTTCGTCGAGACCGCTTCGTCGGCGTCTTTGCGCAGAAACTCGGCGGCGGTGTGCTTCTCCCAAACGTCGATTAGCCGTTGCTGTTCGTCAGTGAATTGATACATGGTTGGGGGCTCCATTGCCAGTGGCGATCTTACCACAATTGATTTCCCTTCATTGAATCGCATTGCTGGTCGCAGTGGAACCATTTTTGGACTTTTTTTGCGTGAACCTTACGCGCCGCCGCCCTCATCGCTCGTTTCCAATCGATGGCACTCGAGCCAGGTTGGCGGTTCGCAGCGTTCGGCCAGTTTGCGAATGATCGCTTCTGGAACACGGCTAGCCCGGCTTTTGATCTGCTGCAAGATCTGTTTGAGCGACTCGTCGGCGATGATCGCCTTCGATTCCGCTTCGCCCAGATGCTTGTCGTCGTCAGTCCCCTTCGACCCAAACAGATGGGGCGTGCGGGGGTACTTGGTGAAGTCGCCATGCGACGTACCCATGGCTAGGCTCCTTGCGTTTGGGGTTGAATGATAAAAGACCTTACGAACTCCGCGTATTCTTCTCTCATCGGCAAATCGAACTCGGTGCGGATTCGCCGGCGGCGGGCCGCGACCGATTGATTGCTG is part of the Blastopirellula sediminis genome and harbors:
- a CDS encoding nuclear transport factor 2 family protein; protein product: MYQFTDEQQRLIDVWEKHTAAEFLRKDADEAVSTKTDDVILIHVPVGTGAAGKEALRSFYRDIFIPQSPPDFSLQLLSRSVTNDRVIDEFIVSFTHTVRMDWFAPEIEPTGRRLAVPHVGIVGFKGTLMCSEHIYWDQATVLMQLGLLESTLPALGDSQCDPLMEKYSVFNQLIDRSAS